CTATTATTAATAAAATCTTCTCTTTCCAGCAAATCTTTGGGTGGATAACCAATTAAAGTAAGCTCAGGAAAGATAATTAAATCGCACGCCTGTTTTTTTGCTTCATCTATAAAGCGAGATACCTTTTCCAGATTATAATCAAATGCACCAATAATGGGATTTGTTTGTGCTAGGGCAATTTTCATTTACCAAATCATCCTCACCTTTACGCCTTTCTCATGCAAATACTCTTTAATCTCTTTTATTGTATAAAGACCATAATGTACCATAGAGGCAATTAAAGCAGCATCTGCTTTTGCCTTGGTAAGCACTTCGTAAAGATGTTCAGGTATACCTGCGCCACCAGAGGCAATTACTGGAATAGATACATTTTCAGCAATAAGTTTTGTTAAATTAATCTCATATCCTTCCTGTGTACCATCGGCATCAATAGAGTTTAAACAAATTTCACCTGCTCCTAAGGACTCTGCCTCTTTAGCCCACCAAAGGGCATCTATACCTGTAGGGGTACGACCACCATGAATAACAATTTCATATCCAGATGGAATTTTCTCGCTAGGCATTACTCTCTTTGCATCCATACTTAAAACAATACATTGACTACCAAATGCCTTTGCACCTTCCTCAATAATCTTTGGATTAAGCACAGCTGCTGTATTTATGCTTACTTTTTCTGCCCCTGCTAAAAGCACACGCCGCATATCATCTAAAGTACGAATACCTCCACCAACTGAAAATGGAATAAATATCTCTTTTGCTACTCTTTCCACTACTTCAATCATAATATCTCTATATTCAGCTGAAGCAGTAATGTCATAAAATACAATTTCATCAGCACCTTCTTCATAATATATTTTAGCCATTTCTACAGGATCACCAACATCAACATTATTTCTAAATCTAATACCTTTAGTAGTTCTGCCGTCTTTTACATCTAAACAGACAACAATACGTTTGCTTAACATTATCTAGGCCTCCATTGACAGAAATTGTCTAAAAGTTTTAACCCTGGACGCCCACTTTTTTCTGGATGAAATTGTACAGCTACTAACCCTCTATAGGCTATAGCTGAATAAAATCTAATTCCATAATCAGTTACTCCTAAAATCAATTCTGTGTATTTAGGCATAGGATAGTAACTATGCACAAAATAAAACTCCGCTTCTGGATGGATATCAGAAAATACTGGATGAGGTTTAATAAGCTTTACTCGATTCCAACCCATGTGTGGGACTTTTAAAACCTCTCCTGTTTCTGGATTCTTAAGTTTAGAAGGAAATGCTTTTGCTTTGCCTGGAAGTATACCTAGACAACGAGTATTACCTTCTTCGCTTTCTTCAAAAATAATTTGAGCTCCTAAACAAATGCCTAAAAGCGGAGTCTTTCGAAGATAAATTTTTCTTAAAACTTCTGCCATCCCTGTTTTTTTTAAATCTTCCATAGCTGTTGCAGCTGCCCCTACACCTGGAAATATAACCCTTTCAGCTTGAAGCACTTCTTGTGGATTAGAAGTAATCTTTGCCTCATAACCCAAATAATGAAGAGCCCTTAAAACACTAGTTAAATTCCCTGCTTTATAATCAATAATCGCAATCATTATCTTCCCCAGATGAGAAGGAATATTCCCAGAGTATAACTTAATAAACCACAAAGTTTATAGCCATTCTCACCCATATTTACCCATTTATTAACAAGATTTTGAGCCAATCGAGGTTTTAATAAATAAAAAATCCCTTTAAAACAAGTTAGGATTCCTAAAATAAAAACATACCAAAAAACTTTCGCTTTAAATGAGGCAGCAATAAGAAATATACCAATAATAAATATTATGATCCCTAAAAATTGGAAATTTTTAGTTAAAAATTTTTGAAAAAGAGCTTTAACAG
This DNA window, taken from Candidatus Desulfofervidus auxilii, encodes the following:
- the hisF gene encoding imidazole glycerol phosphate synthase subunit HisF, translating into MLSKRIVVCLDVKDGRTTKGIRFRNNVDVGDPVEMAKIYYEEGADEIVFYDITASAEYRDIMIEVVERVAKEIFIPFSVGGGIRTLDDMRRVLLAGAEKVSINTAAVLNPKIIEEGAKAFGSQCIVLSMDAKRVMPSEKIPSGYEIVIHGGRTPTGIDALWWAKEAESLGAGEICLNSIDADGTQEGYEINLTKLIAENVSIPVIASGGAGIPEHLYEVLTKAKADAALIASMVHYGLYTIKEIKEYLHEKGVKVRMIW
- the hisH gene encoding imidazole glycerol phosphate synthase subunit HisH, whose amino-acid sequence is MIAIIDYKAGNLTSVLRALHYLGYEAKITSNPQEVLQAERVIFPGVGAAATAMEDLKKTGMAEVLRKIYLRKTPLLGICLGAQIIFEESEEGNTRCLGILPGKAKAFPSKLKNPETGEVLKVPHMGWNRVKLIKPHPVFSDIHPEAEFYFVHSYYPMPKYTELILGVTDYGIRFYSAIAYRGLVAVQFHPEKSGRPGLKLLDNFCQWRPR